The nucleotide window CGTACAGCGACCGGCTCGTCGACAGGCAGCGGTCGACGACGATGTCGAGGTCGTCGACCGCGGCGGTCGTCGACTCCAGCCCGAACCGCTCCTTGCGGACGTCGATCTTCTCGACCTCGTGGCCGCGCTCGCGGAGTTCGCCGAGAAGCAGTTTCTCGTCTTTCCGTATCCGTGAGTAGAGGACGCCTACGCGCATGTCGATCCCCCTCCGTTCGCATCGGCTCTCACGCGCATGCGTACCACTCGCGTGTCGAGTCCGCGGCGCTCGTCGCCATCTACTCGCCCCAGTCCTCCTCCAGTTCGGGTGCCTCCTCCAAGACGACGGGATCGAGCGAGATCACTTCGAGTTCGGTCCCGGTGACCGGACTGTCGATGATCTCGCCGACCTCGACGTCGGCCGGGAGTTCGATCTCTTCGCCCGTGATCGGGTCCTCCGCCACCAGCGTGTCGGTGTCGCTCGTCATCGTGCCCCGTTCTCGGCGACGGGAACCCATAAAGGTTCCGAACTTACCAAATAAATTACACTAACCAAAGCATCGGCTACCGAAAGGAACGCGGCCGAAGGCGGCCGAACGAGACTGGATGTCAGACTTCAATAATCAGTTCGCCCCCTCGCGGGAACGGGGTCGCGGCCGGCGGTCGCGGACCGACCGCCGACCGCGGCGGTCGTCGCA belongs to Halorubrum sp. DM2 and includes:
- the lysW gene encoding lysine biosynthesis protein LysW — encoded protein: MTSDTDTLVAEDPITGEEIELPADVEVGEIIDSPVTGTELEVISLDPVVLEEAPELEEDWGE